In the Chroococcidiopsis sp. SAG 2025 genome, one interval contains:
- a CDS encoding response regulator, translated as MVGAKRILIIDDEDDIREVAQLSLEAVGGWEVATAASGMEGLEKAAAEQPDAILLDVMMPDMDGIATFQQLQANPATGHIPVILLTAKVQSADRQRFAQLGMIAAIDKPFDPMELADRVTEILGWNC; from the coding sequence ATGGTGGGAGCTAAGCGTATCCTGATTATTGATGACGAAGACGATATTCGAGAGGTAGCCCAACTCAGTTTGGAAGCAGTAGGTGGCTGGGAAGTTGCAACCGCAGCTTCAGGAATGGAAGGATTGGAGAAAGCGGCAGCCGAACAGCCAGATGCTATTCTCTTGGATGTCATGATGCCCGATATGGATGGCATTGCTACTTTTCAACAACTGCAAGCTAACCCTGCAACTGGGCATATTCCAGTCATTTTACTTACGGCGAAGGTGCAATCTGCCGACCGACAGCGCTTCGCTCAACTCGGCATGATAGCAGCGATCGACAAACCTTTCGATCCAATGGAATTAGCCGATCGAGTGACAGAAATCTTGGGCTGGAATTGTTAA